DNA from Desulfuromonas sp. AOP6:
GCCGTCAACGCTCAGATGTGCCTCTTTAACCTGTACAGCAGCCTGTTCTGTGCTGCCACAGGTCAGGGCCTCGGGACGTTCTGCCGCGAGCCGCTTGCCATAAGGATCATCTACGTTGATGATGGCGCACCCGCCACAGGAAGGAAGGAGCCGACGAAAAAATGCCGCTTTGCTGGCATAGTAGCCTTCCATGTCCCCGTGATAGTCTAGATGCTCAGGAGTCAGGTTGGTAAATATGCCGACGTTAAAATGAGTTCCTTCGACACGGTACTGATCCAGGGCATGGCTCGAAACCTCCAGAACCAACGCATCGGCGCCCTGAGAGCGAAAATGCGCCAATGTCCTCAGAAAATCGACGGACTCAGGAGTCGTATGGCTGGAGGGATGCTCGGCATTTCCATAACGGTAATTGACAGTACCAAAGACTGCCGGTTTTTTGCCGGCAGCCTGTAAAATAGCCTCCACCAGATAGGTTACCGTGGTCTTCCCATTGGTGCCGGTCACGCCGACCACAGGAATATCGGCGGTTGGATCGCCATAAAAAGCATGGGCTGCCAGGGCCATTGCCTGTCGGGCATTTTCAACCTGGACAAGTGTCAATCCCTCGGGAAGAGTCAGCGGCTTCTCGGCAAAGATAGCCACAGCTCCACGAGCTATGGCGTCCTCGACAAAGAGATGGCCGTCAGATTTGATCCCCGGCAGAGCGAAGAAGGCCCCACCCTCGGTCACCTGGCGGGAGTCGTAGAACAACCCGGCGATTTCCTGGGTTTGGGACCCCGCCACCTTGCAGGCCGGCATCTTTTTGATCATCTCACAAAGTTTCATATAATCAGGTTATTCCTTGTCCAGGCTGAGGACGTACTTTCATGCGGTCAGGTCGGCGGCGCCAATCTGACCCAGACCTCCTGTTCATACCGAATAGGCTCCCCCGCTCGCGGCGACTGTTCAACGACCCGGCCACTGCCTCTGAGCTGTATATTCAGTCCGGTCCTTTCCATGGTTTGGAGAACCTGCCGATAACTCTGTCCCCGGCAGTCCGGCATGCGCACGCCTTCGTTGCCGCTTTCATTCCATGCCACCCGGAGATTTTTATTCAGTGGAAAGGCCGAAGTCTCCAGGGAGGGTGGGGTAGACGCAACAATGGTCGGTGCCGTAGCCGGCACTTTCAGGTAATGAAGCGACTTGCCAGCAATCCGTGAGAAGATCGGTGCCGCTACCAGCCCGCCATAGGCTTGACCCTCCGGTTCATCTACGACGACCAGAATGACCAGTTTGGGATCGTTCACCGGCACCAGACCGATAAAGGAGGAAACCCGTTTATCCGTTGAATATCCGCCCGTTACGGGATCAACTTTCTGAGCAGTTCCCGTTTTGCCACCAACACGATAGCCAGCAACCGCCCCCATCGTCCCCGTGCCACCTTCTTCCGTCACTTGCGCCATCATCTGGCTGACCCGACTGGCTACATCCCCTGAAACAACCTGCCGAACAACCCGCGGATTGTTTTTTTTCACTACCTGTCCGTTTGTATCCACAACCCTGTCGACAACATAGGGTTTCATCAGATAACCACCATTGGCTATGGCCGCCGTAGCTGCAGCGAGCTGGATTGGCGTTACGGTCAGACCCTGACCGAAAGAGATCGCCGCCAGGTCGATCTCAAACCAGTCGGATGGCTTGCGGATCAGTCCTTCTACCTCTCCAGGCAGATCGATGCCGGTTTTGCCACCAAAACCAAAATCCCGGATATAGCGGTAATAATTTTCACGCTCCAGGGCCTTGCCTATTTTGGCGGAACCCACATTGGAGCTGTACTTGAGGATCTCACTGACATCCAGTTTCCCGTAGGGCCGGTGGTCGTGAATGACCTTGCCCCCCACAGCCAGCTTGCCTTTCCCACAATCAATCTTCTGGGAAGCTTTGACTACCCCCTCGTTCAAAGCCGCGGCGACCAGAAACACCTTGAAGGTAGAGCCTGGTTCGAACGCATCGGTAATCGCCCGATTCCTCCACTGAGCAGGTTTGTAATTGAAAAAGGAATTAGGGTTGTAGTCAGGCTGGCTCGCCATGGCCAGTACACGTCCCGTTTCAGGATCGAGCACGACAACGGAACCCGACTTGCCCTGCACCGCCGCTATGCCTGCTGCCAACTCTTTTTCAGCAATGTACTGGAGGTTCTTGTCCAGGGTCAGATAGACATTGTACCCCTGACTTTGTTCCTGCAGAGCCTGAACCCCTGCTCCCATACCACGCCCAAGTGCATCTTTTTCCGTAACCAGATACCCCGACTGACCAAGAATCAAGGCATCGTAACGAAGCTCAACTCCCTCCAGTCCCTCAGGGTCGAGACCGGAAAATCCGATAACCTGGGCGCCGATCTCCGCATTGGGGTAATAACGCCGATGCTCCTTGATGAAATCGACGCAGGCCAGCTTCAGTTCTTTTACTTTCTCACTTTCCTTGGGTGAGACGCGCCTTTTAAGCCAGACAAAACTTTTGCCTGAACTCAACTTGGCCTTAAGGGCGGCGACCGGCAGCGACAGGGCTCTGGCCAAAGCCTGGGCTTCCCCGTTTAAATCGGTCACCTTTCGCGCATCGGCATAGATGGAATCGACCTCTACGCTCAGCGCCATTTCCTCGCCATTGGCATCGAAGATAGCTCCGCGTTTGGGCGCCAGAGAGATGACCTTCTGATGCTGCCTTTCGGCTCTTTTGCGCCATTCCTCCTGATTTAAAACCTGGATACTGAAGGCACGGACGGAAATCAGGACAAAGGCCAGCAGAAAACACAGGCCAATAAACCGAATTCTATAACGTCCCCATTTCTCCTGTTTATCCAAGCTACACTCCCACCCGTGACCACTCTAGAGGTGAATGATCGTTGGAGGATCGTTATCCTGCTGCGGACGCATCAGATCAGTCGCGCTTCCGGCGTAGGCCGAATCAAAAGGCGTATAGGTTGCCCCCTCCCGGTCGGCCTGATAGCAGGCACCCAGCACGAGCAGACTGACTCCCATACAGAAAAAAAGGCCCACTACCCCGACCAGGTGGCGCGACCTCTTTCTCTTTCTTATGACCAGCAGCTCCTGCATTTCGTGCCACAGGTCCTGCTTTTCTTTAGGCTCCAACAATTCCATAACAACAATCCCTCAATAGATCTACCTTACCGTGATGACCTGTTGCGGAGTAGGAAACCTCAGGCCAAGCTCATTGACGGCCACTCTTTCGATACGGGCCGGCGTACGCAGGCTGGCAGCTTCCAGACGCAGATTCTTGTTCTCCTGGTGCATTTCACGCAATCGCTCCTGCTGGCTGGAAATCTGGTATTCAAGGTTGATCACCTGAATACGGGTCCAGACAAAAAAGAGAGAGAGAGCCAGCATCAGACCAATAAAAACCATGACGGACATCAGGCCCGGTTTTTTCAGGGTCAACCCGCCAAACCGGGGAAATGCTCTCAAAATAAGTTCAGACATGATTTCTCCTTTGCCCTTTAACCATCAGTCCAGACGCCGGGCGGCGCGAAGAACCGCACTGCGTGCTCGGGGATTATCGGCGACCTCTTCTTCACCGGCGCGAACGGCCTTCCGGGTCAGGATTTCGAGTCTCGCCTCATGCCCGCAGCTGCAATAAGGAAGCTGGGGCGGGCAGATGCAACGTTGTGCCTGTCGTTGAAAAAACTGTTTCACGATGCGGTCTTCCAGCGAGTGAAAGCTGATGACCACCATCCGCCCCCCCGTCTTCAGAAGTTCCAATCCCCGGCTGATGCCTTGGGCCACATGATCGAGTTCGCCGTTGACATGGATTCTCAACGCCTGAAAAACCCGCGTGGCCGGGTGAATCCTGGCAGGCTTGTGCCCACCAGGAACCGTGTCACGAACCAGATCAGCCAGCTGTTCCGTAGTCAGGAGTGGTTTGTCGGGCCGCAGGGCCACAATACGGCGAGCGATACGTCCAGCCCAGCGTTCTTCCCCGTACTCACGGAAAATACGCGTCAACTCCTCTGCACTGGCACTGGCAAGAACATCTGCGGCGGTCTGGCCCGAGGTAGTATCCATCCTCATATCCAGGGGCGCATCAGCGCGAAAGGAGAAACCTCTTTCCACGGCATCGAGCTGATGAGAGGAAACCCCCAGATCCAGCAGGATGCCATCAACCCGCTCTACACCTAGCGACTGCAGTATCTGGCTCGCTTCCGAAAAATTACCGTGTCGCAGTACAGCACGGTCGCCAAAGGGGGCCAGAACTTCACCCGCTTTTTTCAGAGCCGCGGGATCGCGATCCAGGCCGATCAAGCGACCGTCAGGCGCCGACGCCTCCAGAATCAGTCGGGCGTGTCCGCCACCCCCCACAGTGCCATCCAGGTAAATTTCACCTGCCTTTGGCGCCAGGTAGGCCAACACTTCCTTCGGCATCACCGACAGATGCCTGAACTCGCCGCCGGACAAACCTAAAATCCCAGATCTGACATGAACTGGGGATCCTCCTGCACAAAGGACACTGCCGTCTGGGTCACTTCGGCGTGCTTATCCTTGCTGTATATTTCAATCCGGTCCGACATGCCCACGACGACAATATCCCTCTCAAGATTGGCGTGCATTCGCAGCGATTCAGGAATGAGAATCCTGCCCTGCTTGTCGAAAGAACATTCGGTCGCCGGGGCGATAACGAGACGATAGGCAGCGTTACGCTGGGGACCGGGAGGGAGCCTCTCCACTTTCTGGCGATTCTCCTCCCACAGGGGCACGGGATAGGCACTGAGCCCGCCATCCCAGTTCTTGGTCACGACCAGGCGCTCCTCTCCATGGGCGTCCGCCAGATTTTCGCGAAAACGTGCCGGTATACTGGCTCGCCCTTTGGGGTCGATAGAGTTGTAGAATTCTCCCTGGAAGCTCATGGCCCTCTTTTGGTCCGATTTGGCACTAAATTACACTTTGTGGGAAACTATATCCGTGGGCCAAACCCTTGTCAAGGAGATATTTCTTTTCCATTAAGGGTTTAGAATTGGGGGAAGGTCCACATTTGGGCACAAAAAAACCCCCAGGGAAGGGGGTAAGGGGTGAAGCTGTCCATGGGGAGACGAGATCAGGAATCCTTTGGTGACTGGGGCAGCAGCATTTCAATCTCCTCGATACGGCGGTCGACCACCTTGCGCACAGTGAAGAGTACGCCCTCCGACTCACAGGTTTCCCCTTCCAGAGGTATGGTGCCAAGCGCTATCAGCAGGAAGCCAGCCAGCGTCGTGACATGCTCTTCGGACAGGTTCAAATGGAAGCGCTTGTTGATCGTTCTCAGCGAGGTGCTGCCATCAACAAGATAGCGCCCCGGGCCAAGTTCCCGCAACATCTCTTCTTCCACATCGTACTCGTCCTGAATCTCGCCGACGATCTCTTCAAAAATATCTTCAAGAGTCACAATC
Protein-coding regions in this window:
- the rsmH gene encoding 16S rRNA (cytosine(1402)-N(4))-methyltransferase RsmH, whose amino-acid sequence is MSGGEFRHLSVMPKEVLAYLAPKAGEIYLDGTVGGGGHARLILEASAPDGRLIGLDRDPAALKKAGEVLAPFGDRAVLRHGNFSEASQILQSLGVERVDGILLDLGVSSHQLDAVERGFSFRADAPLDMRMDTTSGQTAADVLASASAEELTRIFREYGEERWAGRIARRIVALRPDKPLLTTEQLADLVRDTVPGGHKPARIHPATRVFQALRIHVNGELDHVAQGISRGLELLKTGGRMVVISFHSLEDRIVKQFFQRQAQRCICPPQLPYCSCGHEARLEILTRKAVRAGEEEVADNPRARSAVLRAARRLD
- a CDS encoding penicillin-binding protein, which gives rise to MDKQEKWGRYRIRFIGLCFLLAFVLISVRAFSIQVLNQEEWRKRAERQHQKVISLAPKRGAIFDANGEEMALSVEVDSIYADARKVTDLNGEAQALARALSLPVAALKAKLSSGKSFVWLKRRVSPKESEKVKELKLACVDFIKEHRRYYPNAEIGAQVIGFSGLDPEGLEGVELRYDALILGQSGYLVTEKDALGRGMGAGVQALQEQSQGYNVYLTLDKNLQYIAEKELAAGIAAVQGKSGSVVVLDPETGRVLAMASQPDYNPNSFFNYKPAQWRNRAITDAFEPGSTFKVFLVAAALNEGVVKASQKIDCGKGKLAVGGKVIHDHRPYGKLDVSEILKYSSNVGSAKIGKALERENYYRYIRDFGFGGKTGIDLPGEVEGLIRKPSDWFEIDLAAISFGQGLTVTPIQLAAATAAIANGGYLMKPYVVDRVVDTNGQVVKKNNPRVVRQVVSGDVASRVSQMMAQVTEEGGTGTMGAVAGYRVGGKTGTAQKVDPVTGGYSTDKRVSSFIGLVPVNDPKLVILVVVDEPEGQAYGGLVAAPIFSRIAGKSLHYLKVPATAPTIVASTPPSLETSAFPLNKNLRVAWNESGNEGVRMPDCRGQSYRQVLQTMERTGLNIQLRGSGRVVEQSPRAGEPIRYEQEVWVRLAPPT
- the mraZ gene encoding division/cell wall cluster transcriptional repressor MraZ is translated as MSFQGEFYNSIDPKGRASIPARFRENLADAHGEERLVVTKNWDGGLSAYPVPLWEENRQKVERLPPGPQRNAAYRLVIAPATECSFDKQGRILIPESLRMHANLERDIVVVGMSDRIEIYSKDKHAEVTQTAVSFVQEDPQFMSDLGF
- the ftsL gene encoding cell division protein FtsL, producing the protein MSELILRAFPRFGGLTLKKPGLMSVMVFIGLMLALSLFFVWTRIQVINLEYQISSQQERLREMHQENKNLRLEAASLRTPARIERVAVNELGLRFPTPQQVITVR
- a CDS encoding UDP-N-acetylmuramoyl-L-alanyl-D-glutamate--2,6-diaminopimelate ligase, producing the protein MKLCEMIKKMPACKVAGSQTQEIAGLFYDSRQVTEGGAFFALPGIKSDGHLFVEDAIARGAVAIFAEKPLTLPEGLTLVQVENARQAMALAAHAFYGDPTADIPVVGVTGTNGKTTVTYLVEAILQAAGKKPAVFGTVNYRYGNAEHPSSHTTPESVDFLRTLAHFRSQGADALVLEVSSHALDQYRVEGTHFNVGIFTNLTPEHLDYHGDMEGYYASKAAFFRRLLPSCGGCAIINVDDPYGKRLAAERPEALTCGSTEQAAVQVKEAHLSVDGITARISTAQGEIELRSSLVGQFNLQNILCAFAAGLALKLDAHLVAEGIARAAMVPGRLERIENERGALILVDYAHTGDALDKVLATLQDLKPRRLVTVFGCGGDRDRSKRPVMGEVAARFSDLVVLTSDNPRTEDPQVILAEIRPGIERHYQQEISLADGRHGRRGFVVLENRRQAIGYAVSTLGEGDILLVAGKGHEDYQVIGTEKHHFDDREELRQALASEE